The following proteins are co-located in the Candidatus Omnitrophota bacterium genome:
- a CDS encoding PilZ domain-containing protein — MENNIPAIEKRRYKRVDASLPVEYRDLKNSVELPKGSSLRNISEGGACFSSSKFMSLACRLVLTISLPNNSAPIKAISKVAWIRRLPQSDQYELGNQFLEITKSDKTQIMDFVKNLPSAAV; from the coding sequence ATGGAAAACAATATACCGGCGATAGAGAAGAGAAGGTATAAGAGAGTAGACGCAAGTTTACCTGTAGAATACCGCGATCTCAAGAACTCGGTAGAATTACCGAAGGGCTCGTCGCTTCGCAATATAAGCGAAGGCGGAGCGTGCTTCAGCTCCAGCAAGTTCATGTCTTTGGCTTGTCGTCTCGTCCTTACAATAAGTCTTCCGAATAATTCCGCCCCAATAAAAGCGATATCGAAAGTCGCGTGGATACGTCGGTTGCCGCAATCCGACCAATACGAGCTCGGCAATCAGTTTTTGGAAATAACGAAATCCGACAAAACGCAGATAATGGATTTCGTAAAAAACTTACCAAGCGCGGCCGTATAA
- a CDS encoding ComEA family DNA-binding protein codes for MINLERIERAILIFLVAALIAGVAVSALRKSRAPVKVPVEKFDPLKYADTAEGADTTARERVNINSAGAEELAAIKGIGAKRAARIVEYRYRNGSFASIDDVKNVKGVGVALFEKIRNKITVE; via the coding sequence ATGATAAATCTTGAGCGCATAGAGAGGGCCATACTGATATTTCTCGTGGCCGCGCTCATCGCAGGAGTTGCCGTCTCCGCGTTGCGAAAATCACGTGCCCCCGTCAAGGTACCTGTAGAAAAATTCGATCCATTAAAATATGCCGACACTGCGGAAGGCGCCGACACGACTGCGCGGGAGAGGGTTAATATAAACTCTGCCGGCGCCGAAGAGCTGGCGGCTATAAAAGGCATAGGGGCGAAGAGGGCCGCGCGCATAGTGGAATATCGTTACAGGAACGGGAGTTTCGCCTCGATAGACGATGTCAAGAATGTGAAAGGCGTCGGCGTGGCGCTCTTCGAGAAGATCCGCAATAAAATAACGGTGGAATAA
- the leuS gene encoding leucine--tRNA ligase — protein MTQDEKLFPFDTIEPKWQKFWRDKRLFNVDTKNTANKYYCLMMFPYPSAALHVGHGRNYIIGDVVARYKMMRGFNVLAPMGFDSFGLPAENAAIKGGLHPKTSTLNNINTMKRQLNQWGVEYDWEREVISCLPEYYKWTQWIFTKLYEKGLAYKKKAFVNWCPSCKTVLANEQVVNGNCERCSTEVNQKELEQWFFKITHYADRLLNDLEKLTEWPERVKTMQSNWIGKSSGVEIDFKIDGMNESLKCFTTRVDTIYGATFIALAPEHPLVGALIKGSTDEAVSLKAIQKMRDESKISRSQSEAAKEGVFTGKNVINPVNGRKIPIWIANYILMEYGTGAIMAVPAHDERDFDFAKQYKLPIEVVIDDPKNHLDPDRMKEAYTEEGVMINSAQFNGLRSQDALEKIAEYFEEKKFGKRMVQYRLRDWLISRQRYWGAPIPIIYCPKCGVLPVPEKDLPVLLPENVEFRPTGESPLKFAKGFVDTKCPKCHSPATRDTDTMDTFVDSSWYFLRYVSPHLKDRPFDSDLVNKWLPVDQYIGGIEHAILHLLYSRFITKFLHDIGAISFDEPFKNLFTQGMIIKDGAKMSKSKGNVVSPDGLIKDYGADTVRLYTLFIGPPEKDAEWSDRGAEGAYRFLGKVWRLVEGAVLLNKGVGDVTGTRGVDNNPDSEIQNKLAEGLKRKIHQTIKKVTDDLEGGFHFNTAISAIMELANEAGDVKTKITAKNDVLVKRLNEAVEAIVILLSPFVPHMAEEMWRMMGKENSIFKHEWPSYDKGAIIEKVLTIPIQVNGKLRSKIEVDAGIDNDALKALVIADPKVKTWLGGKPARDFIIIPRKLVNIVT, from the coding sequence ATGACACAAGACGAAAAACTTTTCCCCTTCGATACGATAGAGCCGAAATGGCAGAAGTTCTGGCGCGATAAACGACTGTTCAATGTCGATACGAAGAACACCGCGAATAAATATTACTGCCTTATGATGTTCCCGTATCCGTCGGCCGCGCTTCACGTGGGCCACGGCCGCAATTATATTATTGGCGATGTCGTCGCCCGTTACAAGATGATGCGCGGATTCAACGTCCTGGCGCCGATGGGCTTCGATTCGTTCGGGTTACCCGCCGAGAATGCCGCGATAAAAGGCGGTCTCCACCCAAAAACATCCACACTCAATAACATCAACACGATGAAGCGCCAGCTCAACCAGTGGGGCGTCGAGTACGATTGGGAGCGCGAGGTCATTTCCTGCCTGCCTGAATATTATAAGTGGACACAGTGGATATTCACAAAACTTTATGAGAAGGGCCTTGCTTACAAGAAGAAGGCGTTTGTCAACTGGTGCCCGTCGTGCAAAACCGTTTTGGCGAACGAGCAGGTCGTGAACGGCAACTGTGAGCGGTGCTCCACAGAAGTGAACCAGAAGGAGCTCGAGCAGTGGTTTTTCAAGATAACCCATTACGCCGACCGCCTTTTGAATGACCTGGAAAAACTTACCGAATGGCCCGAGCGCGTCAAGACGATGCAGTCCAATTGGATAGGCAAATCTTCCGGCGTCGAGATAGATTTTAAAATAGACGGCATGAATGAAAGCCTGAAATGTTTCACGACGCGGGTCGATACGATATACGGCGCTACGTTCATAGCTCTGGCGCCCGAGCATCCGCTTGTCGGCGCCTTAATCAAAGGCTCGACAGACGAGGCCGTATCCTTGAAGGCCATACAGAAGATGCGCGACGAGTCGAAGATATCGCGCTCGCAGTCCGAGGCCGCGAAGGAAGGCGTTTTTACCGGCAAGAACGTGATAAACCCGGTAAACGGCCGCAAGATCCCGATATGGATCGCGAACTACATCCTGATGGAATACGGCACCGGCGCTATCATGGCGGTTCCCGCCCACGATGAGCGCGATTTTGATTTCGCGAAACAGTACAAGCTTCCGATAGAAGTAGTGATAGACGATCCGAAAAACCATCTCGATCCCGACAGGATGAAAGAGGCATATACCGAAGAAGGTGTGATGATAAACTCCGCCCAATTCAACGGCTTAAGGTCGCAGGACGCGTTAGAAAAGATAGCGGAATATTTCGAAGAGAAGAAGTTTGGTAAGCGGATGGTGCAGTACAGGCTAAGGGATTGGCTGATATCGCGACAGAGGTATTGGGGCGCGCCGATTCCGATAATATATTGTCCAAAGTGTGGCGTGCTTCCCGTGCCCGAGAAAGACCTGCCGGTACTTCTTCCCGAGAACGTGGAGTTCAGACCGACGGGCGAATCGCCTTTGAAGTTCGCTAAGGGCTTTGTGGACACCAAATGCCCGAAGTGCCATTCCCCGGCCACCAGAGATACCGATACGATGGATACGTTCGTCGATTCGAGCTGGTATTTCCTTAGATATGTTTCCCCGCATCTTAAAGACAGGCCGTTCGATTCGGATCTTGTGAATAAGTGGCTTCCGGTCGATCAGTACATAGGCGGGATAGAGCACGCGATATTGCACTTATTGTATTCGCGTTTTATAACGAAGTTTTTGCATGATATCGGCGCGATAAGTTTCGACGAACCGTTTAAAAATCTTTTTACTCAGGGAATGATAATAAAAGATGGCGCGAAGATGTCGAAATCGAAGGGAAATGTCGTGTCTCCCGACGGGTTGATAAAAGACTATGGCGCCGACACCGTCAGGCTATACACGCTCTTTATCGGGCCTCCTGAGAAGGACGCAGAGTGGTCGGATCGAGGCGCTGAGGGCGCATACAGATTCCTGGGAAAAGTTTGGCGGTTAGTGGAAGGCGCGGTTCTTTTAAATAAGGGGGTAGGAGACGTTACCGGTACCCGGGGCGTAGACAACAACCCTGATAGTGAAATCCAGAATAAATTAGCGGAAGGCCTTAAGCGTAAAATCCATCAAACAATCAAGAAGGTTACCGATGATTTGGAGGGAGGATTTCATTTTAACACGGCCATAAGCGCGATTATGGAACTTGCCAATGAAGCAGGCGATGTTAAAACCAAGATCACCGCCAAAAATGATGTTTTAGTAAAACGTTTGAACGAAGCGGTAGAAGCTATTGTTATACTACTTTCGCCGTTCGTTCCGCATATGGCCGAAGAGATGTGGCGCATGATGGGTAAAGAGAATAGTATATTCAAGCACGAGTGGCCTTCTTACGATAAGGGTGCGATCATCGAGAAAGTTTTGACCATACCCATACAGGTAAACGGAAAGCTCAGGTCTAAGATAGAGGTAGACGCAGGTATCGATAACGACGCGCTCAAGGCGCTGGTTATAGCCGATCCTAAGGTAAAGACGTGGCTGGGCGGTAAGCCGGCCAGAGACTTCATAATAATCCCCAGGAAACTCGTCAACATAGTGACGTGA
- the lptE gene encoding LPS assembly lipoprotein LptE, protein MVNRSVLNYLLLPVLLLAVILGGCGYTTRSLLPSDIKTIRVDNFKNSVNVAAEQSNIRMYRGYRPGMEIDITTTVINKFLLDGTLKIASESSADLILKGELVDFRREPLRYDANDNVEEYRIKLIVNLEMTNRKTGAVMWTESGFAGETTYFSVGSQAKSETAAVTAAIDDLARRVVERTVEVW, encoded by the coding sequence ATGGTAAATAGATCGGTTCTAAATTATCTGTTATTGCCGGTTCTGTTGCTTGCTGTTATATTAGGAGGTTGCGGCTACACTACGCGTTCGCTTCTACCGTCCGATATAAAAACCATAAGGGTCGATAATTTCAAAAATTCCGTTAATGTCGCGGCGGAACAGAGCAATATACGAATGTACCGAGGGTACAGGCCCGGCATGGAAATAGATATTACCACTACCGTTATAAATAAGTTCCTTCTGGACGGAACCCTTAAGATAGCCAGCGAGTCTTCCGCCGACTTAATACTTAAAGGCGAACTCGTGGACTTTAGGCGGGAACCTTTGAGGTATGACGCAAACGATAATGTCGAAGAATATAGAATAAAATTGATAGTCAACCTGGAGATGACGAACCGGAAGACGGGCGCTGTTATGTGGACGGAGAGCGGGTTTGCCGGTGAGACCACATACTTTTCGGTCGGAAGCCAGGCTAAGAGCGAAACGGCGGCTGTGACCGCGGCCATAGATGACCTTGCCAGGAGGGTAGTGGAGAGAACCGTTGAGGTATGGTAA
- a CDS encoding DNA internalization-related competence protein ComEC/Rec2, which yields MKRPALYALIPFCLGIALSGICVIPIILTILSAIFFSVLSGFFSKNRALAHTALFLAILFAGMAVHLNSRIISSDHVSRSVASCGNNFVVLKGRVIDDPVAAPTIYHTVKTSFLLKAQMLKEDASWQNVSGLARADIFSNSMAGVSFGDDVILEGAISKPQGLKNPGLFDYAEYLENKDIYCRIRVKNKDGFKVLSRDGDKSGSNPAYHLLDRIKTISFGIRHRMSSLIDEYLTMPYSGFLKAILVGDRTDLKDSIQDPFIQTGTVHVIAVSGLQVGLIAAVFLAVFGVLRIPKRVNLVITTILLVFYAFVAGSNPPIIRSVVMFAMYVLGYFINREADAINSLAIAAIAILLWNPKELYDPSFQLSFVSIASTLLFTTKLNSFFPVIQGKRKKRNWFAIIYVYITTGVSVSIAAWIGSFPIVATYFNIISPVSVVANLIVIPILFFLTAGFFLFFAASLLSASIAFWFGSILQFTEKLLFAINGYLSGIPFAFFRIGKPSALFMVAYYALAIIFIMPPIIEIGRMKITKRRITIIVLILFNLTIWPSALDTGRKSLEATFLDVGQGDCAFVEFPGGGNMLIDGGSGGEEDRFDVGKSVIAPFLWNKGIKTIDLVVVTHFHEDHMGGLLYVLENFNVGCVVDNGATPAAESRKKYSKYTRLVERKGIRRLVVSEGDVLRAFADTSIFILNPTGEKELMDSNDNSIVLKIEYKNIAFLFCGDIKDRAMSRLLPVGDFLRSDIVKVPHHGGNPGNRKVAESFYSLVSPEISVVSVGSTGKYRMPSEDVINMLTYLKSKCYVTKSTGAIEVDVNPKSNKKLIKTLNKN from the coding sequence ATGAAGCGCCCTGCGCTATACGCCCTCATACCGTTCTGCCTTGGCATAGCGCTTTCCGGGATATGCGTCATCCCGATAATTTTAACGATTCTCTCCGCCATTTTTTTCAGCGTACTCTCCGGTTTCTTTTCCAAAAATAGAGCGCTTGCTCACACAGCGTTATTCCTGGCGATCCTGTTTGCAGGGATGGCCGTTCATCTTAATTCAAGGATCATTTCTTCCGATCACGTATCCCGTTCCGTAGCGTCCTGCGGTAATAATTTCGTAGTTCTAAAAGGACGCGTTATCGACGACCCTGTCGCGGCGCCTACCATATATCATACTGTAAAGACGAGTTTCCTGCTGAAGGCTCAGATGCTGAAGGAGGACGCGTCCTGGCAGAATGTGAGCGGTTTAGCCAGGGCCGATATATTTTCAAATAGCATGGCTGGCGTGTCGTTTGGCGACGATGTAATATTGGAAGGGGCCATATCTAAACCTCAAGGCCTGAAGAACCCCGGCCTATTCGACTATGCCGAATATCTCGAAAATAAAGATATATATTGCCGCATCCGTGTCAAAAATAAGGATGGGTTTAAGGTATTGAGCCGGGATGGTGATAAGTCAGGTTCAAATCCGGCTTATCATTTGCTCGATAGGATAAAAACTATATCGTTCGGCATCCGCCACAGGATGTCCTCGCTCATAGACGAATATCTTACGATGCCTTACAGCGGTTTTTTAAAGGCGATACTGGTGGGCGACAGGACGGATCTGAAAGACAGCATACAGGACCCGTTCATACAGACGGGCACGGTGCATGTGATCGCCGTAAGCGGCCTTCAGGTCGGCCTTATCGCGGCCGTATTTCTCGCGGTGTTCGGCGTCCTGCGCATCCCTAAGCGCGTCAACCTTGTCATCACAACCATACTTCTGGTATTCTACGCGTTCGTTGCCGGTTCGAACCCTCCTATAATAAGGTCGGTGGTGATGTTCGCGATGTATGTCCTGGGCTATTTCATAAACAGGGAAGCCGACGCTATAAACTCTCTGGCGATAGCCGCCATAGCGATACTTCTATGGAACCCGAAAGAACTTTACGATCCCAGCTTCCAGCTTTCATTCGTGTCGATAGCGAGCACGCTTTTATTTACGACAAAATTAAATTCATTCTTTCCCGTTATTCAGGGAAAGAGGAAGAAGCGAAACTGGTTCGCTATAATTTACGTTTACATTACCACGGGCGTCTCCGTGTCAATCGCCGCGTGGATTGGCAGTTTTCCGATCGTCGCTACCTATTTTAATATAATATCGCCGGTGTCCGTGGTGGCGAACCTTATAGTCATACCGATACTATTTTTCCTTACCGCCGGATTTTTTCTTTTCTTTGCGGCGTCACTTTTATCGGCATCCATAGCTTTCTGGTTCGGGTCGATCCTTCAATTTACGGAAAAACTTCTATTTGCTATAAACGGATACCTGTCGGGTATTCCTTTTGCTTTTTTCAGGATCGGCAAACCCTCAGCGTTATTTATGGTAGCCTACTATGCGCTCGCCATTATTTTTATCATGCCGCCGATTATTGAAATAGGGAGGATGAAAATAACAAAACGGCGCATTACCATAATCGTTCTCATTCTTTTTAATCTTACGATCTGGCCTTCGGCTCTGGATACGGGACGGAAAAGCCTCGAAGCGACGTTCCTCGATGTGGGGCAGGGGGATTGCGCGTTTGTGGAATTCCCGGGCGGCGGCAATATGCTTATAGACGGCGGTAGCGGCGGAGAGGAGGACAGGTTCGACGTTGGGAAGTCTGTCATCGCTCCATTCCTGTGGAATAAAGGAATAAAGACGATTGACCTCGTGGTAGTGACGCATTTCCATGAGGATCATATGGGCGGGCTTCTGTATGTGCTGGAAAATTTTAATGTAGGATGTGTCGTCGATAACGGAGCGACTCCGGCCGCGGAGAGCCGGAAAAAATACTCGAAGTATACGCGGCTCGTCGAGCGAAAGGGCATAAGGCGCCTTGTCGTCAGTGAAGGAGATGTGCTCCGGGCGTTTGCGGACACAAGTATTTTTATACTGAATCCCACCGGAGAAAAAGAGCTTATGGATTCTAACGACAACTCCATCGTGTTGAAAATTGAATACAAAAATATCGCGTTTCTTTTCTGCGGCGACATAAAAGACAGGGCGATGTCGCGTCTTCTTCCCGTCGGAGATTTTCTGCGATCTGATATTGTGAAGGTTCCTCATCACGGCGGGAATCCGGGCAATCGAAAGGTCGCTGAAAGTTTTTATTCGCTCGTCTCCCCGGAGATATCGGTGGTAAGTGTGGGCTCAACCGGTAAATACAGGATGCCGTCAGAGGATGTGATTAATATGTTAACTTATTTAAAATCAAAGTGTTACGTTACAAAATCCACAGGCGCAATCGAGGTCGATGTTAATCCTAAGTCGAACAAAAAATTGATAAAAACTCTTAACAAAAACTAA
- a CDS encoding deoxyribonuclease IV, giving the protein MRIGVHVSIAGHIYESLDRAHALGCDAMQIFSRNPRGWQVTKLAAEDVKEFARLKTKYDISPVVVHIPYIINLATPDDRLYKMSIEAYIEDVKRADQLGAEYFVTHLGSHVGSGEDSGIRRFSDALGEIIGRAKPKTTILLENTAGSGSWIGYKFEHIKRIVDNVGGDYKLGVCLDTAHTFEAGYDIRSKAGLDRTLKELDKAVGLDAVKVVHFNDSLSAFGSHVDRHQHIGKGNIGEQALSRIIRHPKLKHAAFIMETPKETEKDDKRNLAVARKLAHRETTA; this is encoded by the coding sequence ATGCGTATCGGCGTTCACGTATCCATCGCGGGACACATCTACGAATCACTCGACAGGGCGCATGCGTTAGGATGCGACGCGATGCAGATATTCAGCCGTAATCCGAGAGGCTGGCAGGTAACGAAGCTTGCCGCTGAGGATGTAAAAGAGTTCGCGCGGCTCAAAACGAAATACGATATAAGCCCGGTAGTAGTTCATATACCGTATATCATAAATCTCGCTACACCCGACGATCGATTGTACAAGATGTCGATCGAGGCATACATCGAAGATGTTAAACGCGCGGATCAGCTCGGCGCGGAATATTTTGTTACGCATCTCGGAAGCCACGTCGGGAGCGGGGAAGATAGCGGCATAAGACGCTTCTCCGATGCTCTGGGCGAGATAATAGGCCGCGCCAAACCAAAGACGACGATACTTTTAGAGAATACCGCTGGCTCGGGTTCATGGATCGGTTACAAATTCGAGCACATAAAGCGTATAGTAGATAATGTGGGCGGCGATTATAAATTAGGCGTTTGTCTGGACACAGCCCACACGTTTGAGGCCGGTTACGATATAAGATCGAAGGCCGGTTTGGATAGGACTTTGAAGGAGCTTGATAAAGCAGTAGGGTTGGACGCTGTGAAAGTTGTACATTTTAATGACAGCCTGTCCGCTTTCGGCTCACATGTCGACAGGCATCAGCATATCGGCAAAGGCAATATAGGTGAGCAGGCGCTATCCCGGATAATACGCCATCCGAAATTAAAACACGCGGCCTTTATAATGGAAACGCCGAAAGAAACGGAAAAAGACGACAAAAGAAATTTGGCCGTTGCGAGGAAACTGGCGCACCGCGAAACAACCGCGTAG
- the bamD gene encoding outer membrane protein assembly factor BamD: MKKEFFCRSIAIAAVALLFLFSNTALAYWVWTPGTKKFINPKNAVKDTPKEQFEWAMTFYNSKDFQRAATEFEKLTKQYEYSEYASKSQYYVGLCYESMNKFFIAYQNYQKAIDNFPHIENLDEIVAREFNIANMFMVKESPKVLGADILTSLDRAIEIYKKVVENAPYGRLADEAQFRMGLATKKAERYDEAIQAFQKILDDYPTSTFVDKAKFEVADCAYKASLKPAYDVEPTQKAIRAFEDFSRENRDRSLSKEADKTIQRLKDKASEKSLLTAQFYEKQGRYQAAIIYYKDILSTYPESSYVDLANSKISALTERLERKTSPFSLKFVKSQKSAKKDSTGEEVTKKKAWAPFSFKKQAKTADAAEDAKPKSQPVKMWNPFAKKAKAETVSTETESANVEGANPAKKAWAPFSFDKPKKTGEPVVTQEQEKPKSQPVKMWNPFVKKAKAETVSTEAESAKPTKKPWTPLSFDKSEKVEAAPISQEESVAAYKEPKPKSQPVKMWNPFAKKARVETVSTETESANVEGAKPAKKAWAPFSFDKPKKTGEPVVTQEQEKPKSQPVKMWNPFAKKAKAEAVSTEESKKSKSSGMKLWNPFTKKAKTQELIKEEAPVISETPIVSEAPAVSETPVTPEASTASAPQITPEAQPAEKEAVVVADTTTGATEVAAETPEIKKTKEEIVIPAQGSGEEPSQIRLTTNEDDVKPATPPVQDETVAKDDNPEDEIERSEYF, from the coding sequence ATGAAAAAAGAATTTTTTTGCAGAAGTATAGCGATAGCCGCAGTAGCTTTATTATTTCTCTTTTCCAATACGGCCCTGGCCTACTGGGTCTGGACGCCCGGAACTAAAAAATTCATAAATCCCAAGAATGCCGTTAAAGACACTCCGAAAGAACAGTTCGAGTGGGCGATGACATTTTATAACTCCAAGGATTTTCAGCGCGCCGCTACCGAATTCGAAAAACTCACAAAACAATACGAATATTCCGAATATGCCTCCAAGTCCCAGTATTATGTGGGCCTCTGTTATGAAAGCATGAACAAGTTTTTTATTGCCTACCAGAATTACCAGAAAGCCATAGATAATTTCCCGCACATCGAGAACCTGGACGAGATAGTGGCCCGGGAGTTTAATATAGCGAATATGTTTATGGTCAAAGAAAGTCCCAAGGTTCTTGGAGCCGATATATTGACTTCGCTCGACCGAGCTATCGAGATATATAAGAAGGTAGTGGAGAACGCCCCGTATGGCAGACTTGCCGATGAGGCGCAGTTCAGGATGGGTCTTGCGACGAAGAAGGCCGAGCGTTACGACGAAGCGATACAGGCTTTCCAGAAGATACTTGACGATTATCCCACATCGACGTTTGTGGATAAGGCGAAGTTTGAGGTGGCCGATTGCGCATACAAAGCGTCTCTTAAGCCGGCTTATGACGTTGAGCCGACGCAAAAGGCTATCAGGGCTTTCGAAGATTTTAGCCGGGAGAATAGGGACAGGTCCTTATCTAAGGAAGCGGACAAAACAATACAGCGCCTGAAGGACAAGGCTTCGGAAAAATCGCTTCTTACAGCGCAGTTTTACGAGAAGCAGGGGCGTTACCAGGCCGCGATAATATATTACAAAGATATTCTCAGTACATATCCGGAAAGTTCGTATGTGGACCTGGCGAATTCGAAGATAAGCGCTTTAACGGAGAGGCTTGAGAGGAAGACCAGCCCGTTCTCTTTAAAATTTGTAAAGTCACAAAAATCGGCTAAAAAAGATTCCACCGGTGAAGAAGTGACCAAGAAGAAAGCGTGGGCGCCGTTTAGTTTTAAAAAGCAGGCGAAAACTGCTGATGCGGCGGAAGATGCTAAGCCGAAATCGCAACCCGTGAAGATGTGGAATCCCTTTGCCAAGAAAGCCAAGGCGGAAACTGTTTCCACCGAAACGGAAAGCGCGAATGTGGAAGGCGCGAACCCTGCCAAGAAGGCGTGGGCACCTTTCAGCTTCGATAAGCCTAAGAAGACGGGCGAGCCGGTAGTTACCCAGGAACAGGAAAAACCGAAATCGCAACCTGTGAAGATGTGGAACCCGTTTGTCAAGAAAGCTAAGGCGGAAACTGTTTCTACCGAAGCGGAAAGCGCGAAGCCAACCAAAAAACCATGGACTCCTTTAAGTTTTGACAAGTCCGAGAAGGTAGAGGCGGCGCCAATTTCTCAGGAAGAGTCGGTGGCCGCATATAAAGAGCCGAAGCCGAAATCGCAACCCGTGAAGATGTGGAATCCCTTTGCCAAGAAAGCCAGGGTGGAAACTGTTTCCACCGAAACGGAAAGCGCGAATGTGGAAGGCGCGAAGCCTGCCAAGAAGGCGTGGGCACCTTTCAGCTTCGATAAGCCTAAGAAGACGGGCGAGCCGGTAGTTACCCAGGAACAGGAAAAACCGAAATCGCAACCTGTGAAGATGTGGAATCCGTTTGCCAAGAAAGCTAAGGCGGAAGCTGTTTCTACCGAAGAATCAAAAAAATCAAAAAGCTCTGGAATGAAATTATGGAATCCTTTTACCAAAAAAGCGAAGACGCAAGAGCTGATTAAGGAAGAGGCCCCGGTAATTTCCGAAACTCCGATCGTTTCTGAAGCTCCGGCTGTTTCCGAAACTCCGGTTACCCCGGAAGCTTCAACTGCCTCCGCGCCTCAGATTACGCCTGAAGCTCAACCTGCTGAGAAGGAAGCCGTTGTTGTGGCAGATACCACAACCGGCGCCACTGAAGTTGCGGCTGAAACTCCGGAAATCAAAAAAACCAAAGAAGAGATCGTTATTCCTGCTCAAGGTTCAGGCGAAGAGCCGAGCCAGATACGGCTCACTACCAATGAAGATGACGTAAAGCCTGCCACGCCGCCCGTACAGGATGAAACTGTCGCTAAAGACGATAATCCTGAAGACGAGATAGAGCGATCGGAATATTTTTAA